The following are encoded in a window of Solibacillus sp. FSL R7-0668 genomic DNA:
- a CDS encoding DUF6509 family protein — translation MNITQYSIDEILDPTNIIEGKRFEFLLDVEVDEDDELYSAAGLEIRAIVGLINEEVRIMNYFITDKSNNELLDFALEDDEEAMILAFCKEELLAPPASEDVE, via the coding sequence ATGAACATTACACAATATTCAATTGATGAAATTTTAGATCCTACAAACATTATCGAGGGCAAGCGCTTTGAGTTTTTATTAGATGTAGAGGTAGATGAGGACGATGAGCTGTATTCGGCAGCGGGGCTAGAAATCCGTGCCATCGTTGGGCTAATTAACGAAGAGGTACGCATCATGAACTACTTCATTACCGATAAATCAAACAATGAACTATTAGATTTTGCATTAGAAGATGACGAAGAGGCGATGATTTTAGCGTTCTGCAAGGAAGAGCTTTTAGCACCACCCGCTTCAGAGGATGTAGAGTAA
- a CDS encoding alanyl-tRNA editing protein: MKDLLYYQDAMISEFHANVVKTGSDENGNYIVLDNTAFYPTGGGQPHDTGWIQEIKISNVKKVEEEIRHYTTKDASTISGEIFAKLNWARRFDHMQQHTGQHILTAAFVELFEFATTSFHLGTELVTIDLNVGEITEEQLAAAEKRANEIILENRPIETKWVTKDDLASYNLRKDVKVDEDIRLVIIPDYDYNGCGGTHPTSTGQVGLLKILATEKMKQQIRIHFVCGNRVLDQLAMRKTVLADVARQLSAPEEQAAEAMRKFAATTKQTEKNLKDAQDALLQFEAKELAGEKISARTFENRSIQDLQKLARFITEQNDQAIALLVASNEDKLQFVAARGKAQATSMKAISTAVLPMINGKGGGNDTLVQGGGEKLLTVEALLEAMKDIL; the protein is encoded by the coding sequence ATGAAGGATTTACTATATTACCAAGACGCCATGATTTCAGAATTCCATGCAAACGTCGTCAAAACAGGCAGCGATGAAAATGGAAATTATATCGTATTAGATAATACAGCCTTTTACCCAACTGGTGGTGGTCAACCGCATGATACCGGGTGGATACAAGAGATTAAAATTAGTAATGTCAAAAAAGTGGAAGAAGAAATTCGCCATTATACAACAAAGGATGCTTCAACTATTTCCGGGGAAATTTTCGCAAAACTCAATTGGGCACGTCGCTTCGATCATATGCAGCAGCATACAGGTCAGCATATTTTAACGGCAGCCTTTGTCGAATTATTTGAATTCGCAACAACGAGCTTCCATTTAGGGACAGAGCTTGTAACGATTGATTTAAATGTTGGCGAGATAACAGAAGAACAGCTAGCCGCTGCGGAAAAACGCGCCAATGAAATTATTTTAGAAAACCGCCCAATCGAAACAAAATGGGTCACAAAAGATGATTTGGCAAGCTATAACTTACGAAAAGACGTAAAAGTCGATGAGGACATCCGCTTAGTTATTATCCCAGACTATGATTACAACGGCTGCGGTGGCACACATCCAACCTCTACCGGACAAGTCGGCTTACTTAAAATTTTAGCTACTGAAAAAATGAAGCAGCAAATTCGCATCCACTTTGTATGTGGCAACCGTGTACTGGACCAGCTTGCGATGCGCAAAACGGTCTTAGCCGATGTCGCACGCCAATTAAGCGCACCGGAAGAGCAAGCTGCCGAGGCCATGCGTAAATTCGCTGCCACAACAAAACAAACGGAAAAAAACTTAAAGGACGCACAGGACGCGCTTTTACAATTCGAAGCAAAAGAACTCGCAGGCGAAAAGATTTCGGCCCGTACTTTCGAAAATCGTTCCATTCAAGACCTACAAAAGCTTGCACGTTTCATCACCGAGCAAAATGACCAAGCCATTGCACTGCTTGTCGCATCCAATGAAGACAAGCTCCAATTCGTAGCAGCACGCGGCAAAGCACAAGCGACTTCAATGAAAGCCATTTCTACTGCTGTATTACCAATGATCAACGGTAAAGGTGGCGGAAATGACACACTTGTACAAGGCGGTGGCGAAAAATTACTGACTGTCGAAGCGCTACTGGAAGCAATGAAGGACATACTTTAA
- a CDS encoding class I SAM-dependent methyltransferase, with product METTQWQRQDVTKHYLEQVRGGIPFGAEQIQVMLQVIQHFTPNVQKIMDLGCGNGFLGKVLLDTYPAAQALFIDHSEPMVEQAKEYLAAYQHQSTVVQGDFSESLSAFTEPNSVDCIVSGFAIHHLPHDKKKKLYAEIYTLLKDGGIFINVEHTASATTKLENLYDEQFVQHLANYNERSIEEVAKEYYSRPDKEDNILERVDIQVNWLRELGYQHADCYFKWFELAVFGGVK from the coding sequence ATGGAAACTACACAATGGCAAAGACAAGATGTTACAAAGCACTATTTAGAACAAGTAAGAGGCGGTATACCATTTGGGGCAGAGCAAATCCAGGTCATGCTTCAGGTAATTCAACATTTCACACCAAATGTACAAAAAATAATGGATTTAGGGTGTGGGAATGGTTTTTTAGGTAAAGTGCTTTTGGATACTTACCCAGCTGCACAGGCACTATTTATTGATCATTCTGAGCCAATGGTTGAGCAGGCCAAGGAATATTTGGCTGCTTATCAACATCAAAGTACAGTGGTGCAAGGTGATTTTAGCGAATCATTAAGTGCATTTACTGAACCGAATTCAGTGGATTGTATTGTCTCTGGCTTTGCTATCCACCACTTACCTCATGATAAAAAGAAGAAACTTTACGCTGAAATTTACACATTATTAAAAGACGGTGGTATTTTTATAAATGTCGAGCATACAGCCTCGGCCACAACTAAATTAGAAAACTTATATGACGAACAGTTCGTCCAACATCTAGCTAATTATAATGAAAGATCAATAGAGGAAGTAGCCAAAGAATATTACAGTCGTCCAGATAAAGAAGATAATATTTTAGAGCGTGTAGATATTCAAGTGAATTGGCTAAGAGAACTGGGCTATCAACATGCAGATTGTTATTTTAAATGGTTTGAGTTGGCCGTTTTCGGTGGTGTGAAATAA
- a CDS encoding GGDEF domain-containing protein, whose protein sequence is MRNLSFKLWSLLILFAVMIISIMSFTTHTLLTKDVAEYQTSVRADIENNIVANLQTMDKAHQIFQKSETDEMKSVLYLLRDYYEENPAIHTWDLDAIKKTYEHFDFYILNDKGQVEITTHEPSRGIDFNDCCSDFVKLIQERIKTDQFYFDGLEISVAANDQRMYGYLPTKDHNYLLELGIAFEDTHVAKEFNYEKTVHSLLENHESLEDLRIFTYNGFVLNHQQDLLTYEDLEPKLQQAFLEASKLEKDTEVVKKYKDGVTETHRFISYQPEETNGTISKRIIYVKYNNKSELALAKQNSVQFLIMLVVAITTSILLLLIILRILHNTIRLATYDSLTGAYNRASYLQHMDALINKRKVFPIGLMLVDLDNFKQVNDLYGHAEGDAILCEVAKILKEVTGPAGYVVRFGGDEFAIIIENAHVDKMKHYATLLLAEMQNRRIVSADHSWGHLSFSIGATIQQEPREEEKNLFERADQALYMSKERGKDGYTYLSPNSLDDSNVMQVDLGVMDN, encoded by the coding sequence ATGAGGAATCTATCGTTTAAATTGTGGTCCCTTTTAATATTATTTGCTGTAATGATTATTTCAATTATGTCCTTTACTACACATACTTTACTTACAAAGGATGTTGCGGAATATCAAACTTCTGTGAGAGCAGATATTGAAAATAATATTGTTGCCAATTTACAAACAATGGACAAGGCACATCAAATTTTCCAAAAAAGCGAGACAGATGAAATGAAAAGTGTGCTCTATTTGCTACGTGACTACTACGAAGAAAATCCAGCTATTCATACATGGGATTTGGATGCCATTAAAAAAACGTATGAGCACTTCGATTTTTATATACTCAATGACAAGGGGCAAGTCGAAATAACGACGCATGAGCCAAGTAGAGGGATAGATTTTAATGACTGCTGTTCCGATTTTGTTAAGTTAATTCAAGAGCGCATAAAGACAGATCAATTTTATTTTGATGGGCTGGAAATATCAGTAGCAGCCAATGATCAGCGTATGTATGGATATTTGCCAACAAAGGACCATAACTATTTACTGGAGCTGGGGATTGCTTTTGAAGATACCCATGTGGCGAAGGAATTTAATTATGAAAAAACCGTGCATTCATTACTGGAAAATCATGAGAGCTTAGAGGATTTACGCATTTTTACTTATAACGGATTTGTTTTGAATCATCAGCAGGACTTATTAACATATGAAGATTTAGAGCCGAAGTTGCAGCAGGCTTTTTTAGAGGCATCTAAATTGGAGAAAGACACGGAAGTAGTAAAAAAATATAAGGATGGCGTGACGGAAACACATCGTTTTATTTCGTATCAACCAGAAGAGACGAATGGCACGATCTCGAAGCGCATTATTTATGTGAAATATAATAATAAGAGCGAGTTAGCACTTGCCAAACAAAATTCTGTTCAATTTTTGATCATGTTAGTTGTGGCCATTACAACATCGATCTTGCTATTATTAATCATTTTGAGAATATTGCATAATACGATCCGCTTGGCGACATACGATTCGTTAACAGGTGCCTATAATCGTGCTTCCTATTTGCAGCATATGGATGCACTCATTAATAAGCGTAAGGTTTTTCCGATTGGATTGATGCTTGTTGATTTAGATAATTTTAAACAAGTAAATGATCTGTATGGTCATGCTGAAGGGGATGCCATTTTATGTGAGGTTGCGAAAATCCTGAAGGAGGTTACAGGTCCAGCGGGTTATGTTGTTCGTTTTGGTGGGGATGAGTTTGCCATTATTATTGAAAACGCTCATGTAGATAAAATGAAGCATTATGCAACGCTGTTATTGGCCGAAATGCAAAATCGTCGAATTGTTTCTGCGGATCATTCTTGGGGACATCTGTCTTTTAGTATTGGCGCAACGATTCAGCAGGAGCCAAGAGAAGAGGAAAAAAATCTATTCGAACGAGCGGATCAAGCACTCTATATGTCAAAGGAGCGTGGGAAAGATGGCTACACGTATCTTTCACCAAATTCATTGGATGATTCGAATGTTATGCAAGTAGACCTCGGCGTAATGGATAACTAG